A genomic stretch from Longimicrobium sp. includes:
- a CDS encoding TMEM175 family protein, translated as MIRSRLMAAQQTQTHGFRPRGREVSRLEGLSDAVFGFAITLLVVSLEVPRTATQLFEVMRGFGSFAACFALLFLVWWNQYRFFRRYGLNDGVTMVLNAALLFVIVFFVYPLKFVFTIVLGMFTGSAPWQAVSAGGDPVLTHDQWPMLMVVFSGGYVAVFLIFALLHLHAYRMREALELDPVEQFDTVTTVRESMLNVGIGCASIMLALFGGGFGPFMAGMAYWLIGPAMWINGTLAGRARKRLQGTLAAG; from the coding sequence ATGATCCGATCCCGCCTGATGGCCGCGCAGCAGACCCAAACTCACGGATTTCGTCCGCGGGGCAGGGAAGTGTCGCGGCTGGAGGGGCTGAGCGACGCGGTGTTCGGCTTCGCCATCACGCTGCTGGTGGTGTCGCTGGAGGTGCCGCGGACGGCCACGCAGCTGTTCGAGGTGATGCGCGGGTTCGGTTCGTTCGCCGCGTGCTTCGCGCTGTTGTTCCTGGTGTGGTGGAACCAGTACCGCTTCTTTCGCCGCTACGGCCTGAACGATGGCGTGACGATGGTGCTGAACGCCGCGCTGCTGTTCGTCATCGTCTTCTTCGTGTATCCGCTGAAGTTCGTCTTCACCATCGTCCTCGGGATGTTCACCGGCTCCGCGCCGTGGCAGGCCGTGTCGGCAGGCGGCGATCCTGTGCTGACCCACGACCAGTGGCCCATGCTGATGGTGGTGTTCAGCGGCGGATACGTGGCGGTGTTCCTGATCTTCGCCCTGCTTCACCTTCACGCGTACCGCATGCGCGAGGCGCTGGAGCTGGATCCGGTGGAGCAGTTCGACACCGTCACCACGGTGCGCGAGAGCATGCTGAACGTGGGGATCGGGTGCGCGTCGATCATGCTGGCGCTGTTCGGGGGCGGGTTTGGGCCGTTCATGGCGGGGATGGCGTACTGGCTGATCGGCCCGGCGATGTGGATCAACGGCACGCTCGCAGGGCGCGCGCGCAAGCGGCTGCAGGGCACGCTGGCCGCCGGCTGA
- a CDS encoding aminopeptidase P N-terminal domain-containing protein, with protein MSDPAAAVRPSLSADTYRHRRERFLAAIGEGVAVLPAGPELLKSRDTEIPYRQGSDFHYLTGFPEPGAVAVLTPHDAEHRLTLFVRPRDPEREVWNGARAGVEGARERFGADAAYPIEQLDEHLKKLLEPADAVWFSLTGLAGDLEMRVLRLVAGFRGTRPRAGKGPVDVRDPGSVLDAMRLVKEPEEIALMRTAADLAARGHLAVMRAGRPGVGEWELQALLDHTYRSAGAECGTAFPAIVGSGANATTLHYHANSRRIEEGDLVLVDSGAEVGMYCSDITRTFPASGRFSAPQRRVYDIVRASLDAAIGAIHPGAPFSGVHEAARRVLVQGMVDLGLLTGEVDALIESEAFKRFYMHQTSHWLGMDVHDVGMYRDSAGESVDLQPGMVLTVEPGLYIPADADDVPEELRGIGIRLEDDVLVTVDGNEILTRGVPLDADEVERICLGE; from the coding sequence ATGAGCGACCCGGCTGCCGCTGTCCGGCCCAGCCTTTCCGCCGACACGTATCGCCACCGCCGCGAGCGGTTCCTGGCCGCCATTGGCGAGGGGGTAGCGGTGCTGCCCGCCGGCCCCGAGCTGCTGAAGTCGCGCGACACCGAGATCCCCTATCGCCAGGGCAGCGACTTCCACTACCTGACCGGCTTTCCGGAGCCCGGGGCCGTCGCCGTCCTCACGCCGCACGACGCCGAGCACCGGCTGACGCTGTTCGTTCGCCCGCGCGACCCGGAGCGCGAAGTGTGGAACGGCGCCCGCGCCGGCGTGGAGGGCGCGCGCGAACGCTTCGGGGCAGACGCCGCGTACCCCATCGAGCAGCTGGACGAGCACCTGAAGAAGCTGCTGGAGCCCGCGGACGCCGTGTGGTTCTCGCTCACGGGCTTGGCCGGCGACCTGGAGATGCGGGTGCTGCGGCTGGTCGCCGGCTTCCGAGGCACGCGCCCGCGCGCCGGCAAGGGCCCAGTGGACGTTCGCGACCCGGGCTCAGTCCTGGACGCCATGCGCCTGGTGAAGGAGCCCGAAGAGATCGCGCTGATGCGCACGGCGGCGGACCTGGCTGCGCGGGGACACCTGGCCGTCATGCGGGCCGGGCGCCCCGGCGTGGGCGAGTGGGAGCTGCAGGCCCTGCTCGACCACACGTATCGGTCCGCCGGTGCGGAGTGTGGGACGGCCTTTCCCGCCATCGTCGGCTCGGGCGCGAACGCGACGACGCTGCACTACCACGCCAACTCGCGCCGCATCGAAGAGGGCGACCTCGTGCTGGTGGATTCCGGCGCGGAGGTGGGAATGTACTGCTCCGACATCACCCGCACCTTTCCCGCGTCGGGCCGCTTTTCCGCCCCGCAGCGCCGGGTGTACGACATCGTGCGGGCCTCGCTGGATGCGGCGATCGGCGCCATCCACCCCGGCGCCCCGTTCAGCGGCGTGCACGAGGCGGCGCGCCGCGTGCTGGTGCAGGGGATGGTGGACCTGGGGCTGCTGACGGGAGAGGTGGACGCGCTGATCGAGTCGGAGGCGTTCAAGCGATTCTACATGCACCAGACGTCGCACTGGCTGGGGATGGACGTGCACGACGTGGGCATGTACCGCGACAGCGCCGGCGAGTCCGTCGACCTTCAGCCCGGGATGGTGCTGACCGTGGAGCCCGGCCTCTACATCCCCGCCGACGCGGACGACGTCCCGGAAGAGCTGCGCGGCATCGGCATCCGCCTGGAAGACGACGTGCTGGTGACGGTGGACGGCAACGAGATCCTTACCCGCGGCGTGCCCCTCGACGCCGATGAAGTGGAGCGCATCTGCCTGGGCGAGTGA
- a CDS encoding pitrilysin family protein: MTKAHLLAAAVLAAGTLAAGCAPAVQPAAQPLDRATMPTAAANPTYDFPNVERRTLSNGLRVWLVERPGAPLVTVQLIADAGGVADPATTPGIASLTASMLNEGTATRTAEQIADELGFLAASMNAAAGLEAAAATLSVLARNFDPALDVFADVVANASFPESAWPRVQAQRLAALLQQQDQPAVLATNQFQRIVYGQGHPMGRPVSGTPASVRAATPEALRAFHRRYYRPDNAHLIVVGPLAAESVLPKLERAFGRWERGGPGAWTPPSDPAPLQATRIYLVDKPGAAQSEIRIGHVGVPRVHRDYFPLLVMNTILGGQFSSRINLNLREAKGYSYGAGSGFQMGRMAGPFVASGGVETRVTRESVVEFMRELEDIRGSRPVTQEELDLARVSIIRREPLTMETNGQIAGRIQDMILYDLPEDYFDSYNQRVAAVTAEDVNRVAREYLQPGRFAIVVVGDRSVVEAPLRQLPYPVEVVAAETQAPAAPSGGR, translated from the coding sequence ATGACCAAGGCACATCTTCTCGCGGCGGCCGTGCTGGCCGCGGGAACCCTGGCGGCCGGGTGCGCACCCGCCGTGCAGCCCGCCGCGCAGCCGCTGGACCGGGCCACGATGCCCACGGCGGCGGCCAATCCGACGTACGACTTTCCCAACGTGGAGCGCCGGACGCTTTCCAACGGGCTGCGCGTGTGGCTCGTGGAGCGCCCGGGCGCTCCGCTGGTGACGGTGCAGCTGATCGCCGACGCCGGCGGCGTCGCCGACCCGGCCACCACGCCGGGCATCGCTTCGCTGACCGCGTCGATGCTGAACGAGGGCACCGCCACCCGCACGGCCGAGCAGATCGCCGACGAGCTCGGCTTTCTGGCCGCGTCGATGAACGCCGCGGCGGGGCTGGAAGCGGCGGCGGCGACCCTGTCGGTGCTGGCGCGCAACTTCGACCCGGCGCTGGACGTGTTCGCGGACGTGGTGGCCAACGCCTCGTTCCCCGAGAGCGCCTGGCCCCGCGTGCAGGCGCAGCGCCTGGCCGCGCTCCTTCAGCAGCAGGACCAGCCGGCGGTGCTGGCCACCAATCAGTTCCAGCGCATCGTCTACGGGCAGGGGCACCCGATGGGGCGCCCGGTCAGCGGCACGCCGGCCTCGGTGCGCGCCGCCACCCCGGAGGCGCTGCGTGCGTTCCACCGCCGCTACTACCGCCCCGACAACGCGCACCTGATCGTGGTGGGCCCGCTCGCGGCGGAGAGCGTGCTGCCCAAGCTGGAGCGTGCGTTCGGCCGCTGGGAGCGGGGCGGGCCCGGGGCCTGGACCCCGCCGTCGGACCCGGCGCCGCTGCAGGCCACGCGCATCTACCTGGTCGACAAGCCGGGCGCCGCGCAGTCGGAAATCCGCATCGGCCACGTGGGCGTGCCCCGCGTGCACCGCGACTACTTTCCGCTCCTGGTGATGAACACCATCCTGGGCGGGCAGTTCTCCAGCCGCATCAACCTGAACCTGCGCGAGGCCAAGGGCTACTCGTACGGCGCGGGCAGCGGATTCCAGATGGGCCGCATGGCCGGGCCCTTCGTCGCGAGCGGCGGCGTGGAGACGCGGGTGACCCGCGAGTCGGTGGTGGAGTTCATGCGCGAGCTGGAGGACATCCGCGGCTCGCGGCCCGTCACGCAGGAGGAGCTGGACCTGGCCCGCGTTTCCATCATCCGGCGCGAGCCGCTGACCATGGAAACCAACGGCCAGATCGCCGGCCGCATCCAGGACATGATCCTGTACGACCTGCCGGAAGACTACTTCGACAGCTACAACCAGCGCGTCGCCGCGGTCACGGCCGAGGACGTGAACCGCGTCGCCCGCGAGTACCTGCAGCCGGGGCGCTTCGCGATCGTGGTCGTAGGCGACCGTTCGGTGGTCGAGGCGCCGCTCCGCCAGCTCCCGTACCCGGTGGAGGTGGTCGCCGCGGAAACCCAGGCGCCGGCCGCTCCCAGCGGCGGCCGCTGA
- a CDS encoding pitrilysin family protein produces MQRTILLSTAAAALALGLAAPAAAQPATAPRTVTIANPVPLTVETYRLANGLNVVLSRDTSVPVVAVNVWYHVGSGNEVAGRTGFAHLFEHMMFQGSANVGDDQHFKLISEAGGTLNGTTNADRTNYFEAVPSNFLERVLWQEADRMGFLLNAMTQEKLDNQRSVVQNERRQNYDNAPYGLAGETISRLLFPAGHPYSWTTIGSLTDLNAASMEDVSGFFRQYYAPNNASLAVVGDFDPAQARRWIERYFGSIPSGPPITRPTPQPVRLASEVRHMLEDRVQLPRLYVVWPSPAHFQPGDADLNVLGYILAGDRSSRLHQRLVLRDQLAQFVAANQGGRALAGQFGITVQARPGIDLDRVLAIVDEEVARLRTEGPTQREVERARNNLEVQFVQRMQTTLGRADALNSYATFNGDPAYIQQDYARYATVTIGSVKQSLDWLGAGRIVLSVVPQGQTQLQASR; encoded by the coding sequence ATGCAGCGAACAATCCTGTTATCCACCGCCGCTGCCGCGCTCGCGCTGGGGCTGGCGGCCCCCGCCGCGGCGCAGCCCGCCACGGCGCCCCGCACCGTCACCATCGCCAACCCGGTGCCGCTGACGGTGGAAACGTACCGCCTGGCCAACGGGCTGAACGTCGTCCTGTCGCGCGACACCTCCGTTCCCGTCGTGGCGGTGAACGTGTGGTACCACGTGGGCTCCGGCAACGAGGTGGCCGGGCGCACCGGGTTCGCCCACCTGTTCGAGCACATGATGTTCCAGGGGTCGGCCAACGTGGGCGACGACCAGCACTTCAAGCTGATCTCCGAGGCGGGCGGCACGCTGAACGGCACCACCAACGCCGACCGCACCAACTACTTCGAGGCGGTGCCCAGCAACTTCCTGGAGCGGGTGCTGTGGCAGGAGGCCGACCGCATGGGCTTTCTGCTGAACGCCATGACGCAGGAAAAGCTCGACAACCAGCGCAGCGTGGTGCAGAACGAGCGGCGGCAGAACTACGACAACGCGCCGTACGGCCTGGCCGGCGAAACCATCTCGCGGCTGCTGTTCCCGGCCGGCCACCCGTACTCGTGGACCACCATCGGCTCGCTGACGGACCTGAACGCCGCGTCCATGGAGGACGTGTCGGGGTTCTTCCGCCAGTACTACGCGCCCAACAACGCCTCGCTGGCGGTGGTGGGCGACTTCGACCCGGCGCAGGCCCGGCGGTGGATCGAGCGCTACTTCGGCTCCATCCCGTCCGGCCCGCCCATCACGCGGCCCACCCCGCAGCCGGTGCGCCTGGCGTCCGAGGTGCGCCACATGCTGGAAGACCGCGTGCAGCTGCCGCGGCTGTACGTCGTCTGGCCCTCCCCGGCGCATTTCCAGCCGGGTGACGCCGACCTGAACGTGCTGGGCTACATCCTTGCCGGCGACCGCAGCTCGCGCCTTCACCAGCGGCTGGTGCTTCGCGACCAGCTGGCCCAGTTCGTCGCCGCCAACCAGGGCGGACGCGCACTCGCCGGCCAGTTCGGCATCACGGTGCAGGCGCGCCCGGGGATCGACCTGGACCGCGTGCTCGCCATCGTCGACGAAGAGGTGGCGCGCCTGCGCACCGAGGGGCCCACGCAGCGCGAGGTGGAGCGCGCGCGCAACAACCTGGAGGTGCAGTTCGTCCAGCGGATGCAGACGACGCTTGGGCGCGCCGATGCGCTGAACAGCTACGCCACGTTCAACGGCGACCCGGCGTACATCCAGCAGGACTACGCCCGCTACGCCACCGTAACCATCGGCAGCGTCAAGCAGTCGCTCGACTGGCTGGGCGCAGGCCGCATTGTCCTCAGCGTCGTGCCGCAGGGGCAGACGCAGCTCCAGGCTTCCCGATGA
- a CDS encoding YncE family protein, whose translation MTRRTALAAALAATVCAPSALAAQPGPERTYYVWVAAEAVDRLSLVRFGPGGARVEREVGIGRNVMDPEGPHGVDVSPDGRRLYVSTGHGTPFGDLWAFNAAGDSVLGSVTLGDFPATLQVSPDGAYAYVVNFNLHGEHVPSSLSVVSTDPLVEVARIPTCTMPHGSRLSADGTRHYSACMMDDLLVEVDTRTLGVARHFRLTRGAEGGMQGPVAPRAAGGPPADHGGHGMAAPAPGGAACSPTWAQPSPDGARVWVACNRSSEIVEVDVASWRMVRRIAAGDGVYNLAVTSDGALLVATNKRGQSVSVFDARTGRELARIPTLRRVVHGAAISPDDRYAFISVEGVGSEPGTVEVIDLRARRRVAAVDVGQMAGGIDVWKMEP comes from the coding sequence GTGACGCGCCGCACGGCGCTGGCGGCGGCGCTCGCGGCGACCGTCTGCGCCCCCTCCGCGCTGGCGGCCCAGCCGGGGCCGGAGCGCACCTACTACGTGTGGGTGGCGGCCGAGGCCGTCGACCGGCTTTCGCTGGTGCGCTTCGGCCCCGGTGGCGCCCGCGTGGAGCGGGAGGTGGGGATCGGCAGGAACGTCATGGACCCCGAGGGGCCGCACGGGGTGGACGTTTCGCCCGACGGGCGGCGGCTGTACGTCTCCACGGGCCACGGCACGCCCTTCGGCGACCTGTGGGCTTTCAACGCCGCGGGCGACAGCGTCCTGGGCTCGGTGACGCTCGGGGACTTTCCCGCCACCCTGCAGGTGAGCCCGGACGGCGCCTACGCCTACGTGGTGAACTTCAACCTGCACGGCGAGCACGTTCCCTCCTCGCTGAGCGTGGTGAGCACCGATCCGCTGGTGGAGGTGGCGCGCATTCCCACCTGCACCATGCCGCACGGCAGCCGTCTGAGCGCGGACGGAACGCGCCACTACTCCGCCTGCATGATGGACGACCTGCTGGTGGAGGTGGATACCCGCACGCTCGGCGTGGCCCGCCATTTCCGGCTGACCCGCGGCGCGGAGGGGGGGATGCAGGGCCCCGTCGCGCCGAGGGCGGCGGGCGGACCTCCGGCGGACCACGGGGGGCACGGGATGGCCGCGCCGGCCCCGGGTGGCGCCGCCTGCTCGCCGACCTGGGCGCAGCCGTCGCCGGACGGCGCGCGGGTGTGGGTGGCCTGCAACCGCAGCAGCGAGATCGTGGAAGTGGACGTCGCCTCCTGGCGCATGGTACGGCGCATCGCTGCGGGCGACGGGGTCTATAACCTCGCCGTCACCTCCGACGGGGCCCTGCTGGTGGCCACGAACAAGCGCGGGCAGAGCGTGTCGGTCTTCGACGCCCGGACGGGGCGCGAACTGGCCCGCATTCCCACCCTGCGGCGGGTGGTGCACGGTGCCGCCATCTCGCCCGACGACCGGTACGCGTTCATCTCCGTGGAGGGGGTGGGGTCCGAGCCGGGAACGGTCGAGGTGATCGACCTCCGGGCCAGGAGGCGGGTCGCGGCGGTGGACGTGGGCCAGATGGCCGGCGGGATCGACGTGTGGAAGATGGAACCGTAG